The nucleotide window TCGACGCGGTCGACGCGCCGCCAAGTCCGAGCCACGGCCGCCGGGCACGAAAAGGGCCGCCCCGGCGAACACCCCGGCGGGCGGCGCCGATCCGCGTTTCGAAAACGGGCCGCTCGCGGTCGTCGACGTCGAGGACGGCCAGGTCCTTGCGTACCTCAAGCTCGAGACGGACCTCACGGAGACCCACTAAGGGGTGAAGACCTCTTCGAGGCGGTCGATGGCTCCGTTGCTGCCCAGGTGGTAGGTGAACACCAGCCCGGAGTCAGGGTGTGCATCGAGCCAGTCGAGGAACTCCTGGACCCCGATGTGCTGATTCTCGGTGCTTTCCACGATGGGGTTGGTCACCGTGACGAATGCGGCCTGATCCATCGGGATGTAGGTCTGTTTGCCGACTGTCTCGAACGGTGCGCCGTCCGAGTCAGGGGTGCCGCATCCCCAATTGCCGTGCTTGACGATCAAGCTCAGAGATCCCCCTTCCGGGGTGTAGCGGTAGACCGCGATCTCGTCGGGCGAGATGGGCATCTTGTGGTCACAGTCGTCACCAGCGCCGTCAGCGCCGTCAGCACCCCCTGAGCCCGTCGCCGTGGGCGCCGACGGCTTGGAAGCCGGAGTGCTCCCGGGGGACTTGACGCCGCTTCCTGTGCCCGCGGAAGCCTCTGCGCCGGGCTTCTTGCCCGTAGTGTCGGCGCTCGCTCCCGTCTTGTCGTCGGTGCCGCTCGAAACCGTCGCGCTCGGTTTCACGTCACTGTCCGCACCCTCCGTGCCGCCGTCACCGGAGCAGCCTGTGAGGCCCAGCGCCCCTGCGGCGCATACACCCAGCACGACTGCTCGGACGGCGCCCGGTCTGCGGCGGCTCTTCCTCGGCGTCAGGTACATGGTTCGTCCCCCATCTTGCTTGTTCGACGTCTCCGTGAGCCTCGTCGGCTCGGGAGGAAGGGACGAGTTTCAGCCATCGGCAGTTGCACGTCCTGGCCAGATTCTGCACGATGACCACCGGCATGCACCCATGGACCGGCGGCGGTTGGCGTTATGTCCGGCGCATCCCCATCTTTGACAGCGCGGTTTGCCGGTCCTGGCCGAGTTTGTCCCGCCTGGCCTTGGTATTCGATACCCATACGCCCAGAGGGCCGACCCGATGCCCCGGGCCGGCCTTATGGCGCCGACACGCTAGCGCTCGGAGGTGGTCGGCCGGGTGTCCGTGTCCTCCTGGCCCTGGGCCGTGGCGGCGGGGCGCTGGGCCTTGGTGTTGTTCTTCAGGCGCTCCAGCGTGCGCGTCAGCTGTTGGAACGGCGACGTCGTCCGCGTCCCGGGCCGCTGCTGTCCGGCGACAGCGGCCTCGGCGGACTCGCGGTAGGCGGCGAGCGCCTCGTGGGCGCGGTCGGTCGCCTCCCGGTACAGGTCCCGGGACTTCGTCATGGCCTCCAGCGCCTCGGCGTACATCGCCACCCGTTTCCGTTCCCGGGCGAGTTCCTCCTCGAGAGTGAGGAGGTGCCAGTCCTCCCGCAGCGCGGCGAGGGCCTCGTCGGCGCCGTCCGGCAGCGGCCGCGGCAGCGCGGCGAACCGTGTCACCGCAGCGACGAGGTCGGCCGGCTCCGAACCGTCCAGGAACACCGTGCGTACGGTGAAGTCCTCGGCGTCGTAGCCGGACGGGGCCGGGGTGCCGGGCAGCACCGCCGCGCCGCCGCGCGGCACCTCCACGTCGAACTCCCGCAGCGCCCAGTTCAAGACCCGCAGCTGGTGCGGCGCGGCCCGGTGTTCCACGACGCGGTGACGCAGGCTCGGCGGCAGCCATCGCGTAAGAGGCAGCCGACCGCGCTCGTCCGTGGTCATGGCTTCGTGGATCACGACGTGGACGCACCATCCGCCGCGCCCGGAGTCCCTGAGCAGGCGCCGTGTGTCCTTGTCCTCCTCCGGCAGGGTGGTGATCCTGCTCAGCGACAAGCCTGTGGCGGCGTCGTGGTCCCAGTCGCCGTACTCCGGCCAGAACCGGGTGACGGGGGACGGCCATGCCGGGTCCCACGGCTGTTCCGCCTCCGCGAGCAGGGTCCACTCCCGCCCGCCGCCCAGGTCGGGCGCGAGGCTCAGCCGGGCACGTACGGTCACTTCGTCGGAAGCCCGCCAGCGGGCCTCGAAGACCCGCTCCGGTGAGTCGCCCCCGGCGTCGGGCACTTCCAGGAAGTCGTCGATGACCTGGCTGTCCTTGAGCTGCCGCAGGGTGCGACGGAGTACGCCTTCCGCGTCGGGTCCGACGTGGCGGCCGCGAGCCGGCCACACCGTGGGGGGAGTCGTGGGACGGGCTATGGGGGAGGTCGGCATAAGTCCACCGGGAAGCAGGGGCACGTGCGCATGACAGTATCGCCGCCGCGGCCCGGTGGAGATCACCGGGGTCCCGCCGGCCTCCGCCTGCACCGCGCCGACCTTCCCGAGCAACCCCAGACTTCGGCGAACCGGCTTACTGCTCATGCTCCCCGGCTTGGCCTTCGTCTCGTGGACGCCCCTCGTCATCGGCTCGCGATCACTGTCACCGGGCAAGAGACAGGCCCTGGACGCCGGTGAAGGCAACTCGGTCTGCTCCCGCGCCGCGGCGATCGTCCCGCTCGGGTGAAGGCGCTGCTCGAGTCCCTCATCGGCGTGGCGTGAGTTGTCAGTCCTCCGCGGGCAACACGCGGGTCACCTTGCCGTCGGTGTCGGCCTCAAGATAGCCGGACTGGTTGTACTCGTCGCTCAGGTAGACGGCGATTCCGGCCGGGGTGTCGAAGATGTCGTTGGGCTGTCTCACCACCAGGTAGCGGCTCTCGGGATCGGCGACGTTGAGCTTCTTCTCCGCCTCCTTGAGGAGTGCGGGAACCTTGTCCCAGTTGAAGTCGTCGAGGCTGATGGGCTGTTCGCCGCCTGCGAGGGTGCCCTTGATGATGCCCTTCTCCACGCCCTGCCCCGGCCGGTAGGTGTAGGTGTCGTACTTCGTGTCACTGCCCTCGACCATGAGCTGGGCCGACACGAAATCCGGGTAGACCGTGAAGTCACCGAACATGTCCCGGCCGGTCTCCTCCTCGAACGCCTTGATCGCGGTGCGGATGCCGTCCGGAGTCAGCATGTCGTCGGTGTTCGAGTCCTTCGGCTGCTGGGTCGTCGGGGTGGCATCGGTCGGTGAGGCGGTCGACTTCGGGGCCGAGGTGGTGGGCGAGTCGCTCGCGTCCGAGTCGCGAGCGTCGGCTCCCAAGGGCAGCAGCCACCACAGCAGGACCAGGGCTCCGGCGAGCGAGGCTCCCGACATGCTCAGCAGGACGGCGAGGCGCGGTGCGCGTCGGCGTACCGCGCCTACGGGTGCGGTCACCGGCTGGTGCGGAGCATGCCCCGGCATTGACTGGACCGGCGGCGGGCCGAACCCGGCGGTGGCGGCACGCGCCGGGTCGGCAGCGCCTATGCCGACCCCGAAGGAAGGGTACGGCGAGGAGGGAACGCCGGACGGGGCGAACGTGGTCGGCGAGCCGAAGCCGCCCGGGTGTGGAGGGGCCGGGTGGGGGGAGGGCGACGGCGGATTCAGCGGAAACGAGGTGGGCTCGTCCCACGCCGCCGGAGCGGTCGGCCCCGACTCGACCTCGGCCAGTCGCAGGTCCAGTACGGCTGCCGACGGCCGTGCCGACGGATCTCGCACGAGCACACTCATCAGGACGTCGCCCAGGGCACCGGCGCGCACCGGAGGTGAGACGTCGTCGTTGAGGACAGCGGCGAGGGTGGCCAGGGTGGTGCCCCGGCGCAGCGGGTGGTGGCCCTCCACTGCGGTGTACAGCATCATCGCCAGCGACCACAGGTCGGAGGCGGATCCGCCCTCGTGCCCCGATATGCGCTCCGGTGCCATGAAGTCGGGCGTACCGATGATGGAGCCGGTGGCAGTGAGGCCGGTCGTCTCGCGGATCGCGGCGATACCGAAGTCGGTGAGGACGGGACGCCCGTCGGGGCGCAGCAGGACGTTGGCCGGCTTGACGTCCCGGTGCTGGATACCGACGTCGTGCGCGGCGGTCAGTGCGGCCAGCACCTGCCGACCGATCCGCGCCGCCTCGGCCGGCGCCATCGGGCCCTGGGCCAGCCGGTCGGCCAGCGAGCCACCGCTGACCAGTTCCATCACGATCCACGGGTACGTGCCGTCGCCGCCGTCGACAATGTGGTGGATGGTGACGACGTTCGGATGGTCGATACGGGCCAGTGCCCTGGCCTCACGCAGCACCCGCTCGCGCAGCATCCGCGCGCCGTCGGGGTCGTACTCGGCGAGGTCCCGGTCGGGCGGGCGGACCTCCTTGACGGCCACGAGCCTGTGCAGCACCAGGTCCCTGGCCCGCCAGACCGTCCCCATCCCGCCGCCGCCAAGGCGGGTCTCCAACTCGAAGCGCCCGTCGACGACTCGTCTTTCGGGTCCTCTGTCGTCCTCGTTCATGGGCGGATCCTAATTGCCGTCACCGACAGCCTTCGCCGCCCCGCGGACCGGCCGGGCCGACAGCCCCTTGCATGGGGTGGAGGAACAGGCCGGTTCGGCGCGCGGGGCGGGAAGCAGCACGCCGTCGACCTGAGCGGCGACCTGGTACCGACGGTCCAACCCACCTTGGTCTCCTTCGTCTGCGAGGGCACCGAGTACCAGGGCTACGGTGGCAGGAAGTCCCACGGGAAGACCGTGCTCGCTGTCGCGGGTGGTGTCACGAGCTCAGGACAGCGTGATGCCGAGTCGCTCCGCGAGTTCGTGGGCGCTGACGCCGTAGGTCTCCCGGATCCGTACGCCGTCGGGGCCGACGTCGAAGACGCCGTGGTCCGTGTAGACACGGCTGACGCAGCCGGTGCCGGTCAGCGGGTAGGTGCACCGGGGCACGAGCTTCGGCTCACCCGAGCGGGTGAAGAGCGTCATCATCACGTAGACGTCCTTGGCGCCGATGGCGAGGTCCATGGCGCCGCCGACGGCAGGGATGTCGTCGGGCCTGCCGGTGTGCCAGTTGGCGAGGTCGCCGTCGAAGGCGACCTGGTACGCCCCGAGGACGCAGACGTCGAGGTGCCCGCCGCGCATCATCGCGAAGGAGTCGGCGTGGTGGAAGTACGCCGCCCCCGGCAGCTCGGTCACCGGCACCTTGCCGGCGTTGGTCAGGTCGGGGTCGACCGCGTCGCCCTCGGCCTTCGGGCCCATATTGAGCATGCCGTTCTCGGTGTGCAGCACCACCCCGGAGTCGGCAGGCAGATGGTCGGCGATCTTGGTGGGCTGCCCGATACCGAGGTTGACGAAAGCACCGGCCGGGATGTCGCGCGCGACGACGGCGGCCAGCTCGTCCATCGAGAGCCGGTGGTCGGCGCTCCTCGGCACCCCGGCGTACGGCTGGCCGCTCGACGTGGTGGTTGACGTGGTGGTCATCGTGCCCCCTGCACGGTGTAGTGACGGGCCGCCACCTGGACGACGCGGTCGACGTAGATGGACGGGGTGACGACGGCCTCGGGGTCGAGCATCCCGGGCTCGACGACCTCGTCGACCTGGACGATGGTCGTCGTCGCGGCCGTGGCCATGACCGGTCCGAAGTTGCGGGCGGTCTTGCGAAAGACGAGGTTGCCCAGCGCATCCGCGACGTGCGCGCCGATCAGCGCGTAGTCGCCCCTGATGGGGTACTCCAGCAGGTACTTCCGACCGTCGATCTCACGCTCCTCCTTGCCCTCGGCCAGCGGCGTGCCGACCGCGGTCGGGCAGTAGAACGCGCCGATGCCGGCACCTGCCGCGCGCATCCGCTCGGCGAGGTTGCCCTGCGGCACCACCTCGAGCTCGATCTTCCCCTCGCGATAGAGGCCGTCGAAGACCCAGGAGTCGGCCTGGCGCGGAAAGGAGCAGAGCACCTTGCGCACCCGGCCGGCGGCCAGCAGCGCGGCCAGCCCTACCTCGCCGTTGCCCGCGTTGTTGGACACGATGGTGAGGTCCTTCGCACCCTGCCGGATGAGCGCGTCGATCAGGTCGAACGGCATCCCGGCCAAGCCGAAGCCGCCGACGAGGATCGTGGACCCGTCCTCGATCCCGGCCACCGCCGCGTCGGCGCTCTCGACTATCTCCGCCCTGCTCACTTG belongs to Streptomyces graminofaciens and includes:
- a CDS encoding serine/threonine-protein kinase, translating into MNEDDRGPERRVVDGRFELETRLGGGGMGTVWRARDLVLHRLVAVKEVRPPDRDLAEYDPDGARMLRERVLREARALARIDHPNVVTIHHIVDGGDGTYPWIVMELVSGGSLADRLAQGPMAPAEAARIGRQVLAALTAAHDVGIQHRDVKPANVLLRPDGRPVLTDFGIAAIRETTGLTATGSIIGTPDFMAPERISGHEGGSASDLWSLAMMLYTAVEGHHPLRRGTTLATLAAVLNDDVSPPVRAGALGDVLMSVLVRDPSARPSAAVLDLRLAEVESGPTAPAAWDEPTSFPLNPPSPSPHPAPPHPGGFGSPTTFAPSGVPSSPYPSFGVGIGAADPARAATAGFGPPPVQSMPGHAPHQPVTAPVGAVRRRAPRLAVLLSMSGASLAGALVLLWWLLPLGADARDSDASDSPTTSAPKSTASPTDATPTTQQPKDSNTDDMLTPDGIRTAIKAFEEETGRDMFGDFTVYPDFVSAQLMVEGSDTKYDTYTYRPGQGVEKGIIKGTLAGGEQPISLDDFNWDKVPALLKEAEKKLNVADPESRYLVVRQPNDIFDTPAGIAVYLSDEYNQSGYLEADTDGKVTRVLPAED
- a CDS encoding 3-oxoacid CoA-transferase subunit A, with amino-acid sequence MSRAEIVESADAAVAGIEDGSTILVGGFGLAGMPFDLIDALIRQGAKDLTIVSNNAGNGEVGLAALLAAGRVRKVLCSFPRQADSWVFDGLYREGKIELEVVPQGNLAERMRAAGAGIGAFYCPTAVGTPLAEGKEEREIDGRKYLLEYPIRGDYALIGAHVADALGNLVFRKTARNFGPVMATAATTTIVQVDEVVEPGMLDPEAVVTPSIYVDRVVQVAARHYTVQGAR
- a CDS encoding 3-oxoacid CoA-transferase subunit B, yielding MTTTSTTTSSGQPYAGVPRSADHRLSMDELAAVVARDIPAGAFVNLGIGQPTKIADHLPADSGVVLHTENGMLNMGPKAEGDAVDPDLTNAGKVPVTELPGAAYFHHADSFAMMRGGHLDVCVLGAYQVAFDGDLANWHTGRPDDIPAVGGAMDLAIGAKDVYVMMTLFTRSGEPKLVPRCTYPLTGTGCVSRVYTDHGVFDVGPDGVRIRETYGVSAHELAERLGITLS